The proteins below come from a single Synechococcus sp. WH 8101 genomic window:
- the efp gene encoding elongation factor P: MISSNDFRTGTTIELDGAVWRVVEFLHVKPGKGSAFVRTKLKAVQSGSVVEKTFRAGEMLPQAMLEKSTLQHTYMEGEDYVFMDMSSYEETRLTAQQIGDSRKYLKEGMEVNVVSWNGKPLEVELPNSVVLEITQTDPGVKGDTATGGTKPAILETGAQVMVPLFLSIGEKIKVDTRNDTYLGRENG, translated from the coding sequence ATGATCTCCAGCAACGACTTTCGCACCGGCACCACGATCGAGCTCGACGGTGCCGTCTGGCGCGTCGTCGAATTCCTGCATGTGAAGCCGGGCAAGGGTTCAGCCTTCGTGCGCACGAAGCTCAAGGCGGTGCAGAGCGGCAGCGTTGTGGAGAAAACCTTTCGGGCCGGGGAGATGCTCCCCCAGGCCATGCTTGAGAAGTCGACGCTTCAGCACACCTATATGGAGGGTGAGGACTACGTCTTTATGGACATGTCGTCCTATGAGGAGACTCGTCTCACCGCGCAGCAGATCGGCGACAGCCGCAAATATCTCAAGGAGGGGATGGAGGTGAATGTGGTCTCCTGGAACGGCAAACCCCTGGAGGTGGAGCTGCCCAACTCCGTGGTGCTGGAGATCACTCAGACCGATCCGGGTGTGAAAGGTGACACGGCCACCGGAGGCACCAAGCCCGCCATCCTTGAGACCGGTGCCCAGGTGATGGTGCCCCTGTTCCTGTCCATTGGCGAGAAGATCAAGGTGGACACGCGCAACGACACCTATCTCGGCCGCGAGAACGGATGA
- the accB gene encoding acetyl-CoA carboxylase biotin carboxyl carrier protein codes for MTMQLDHDQLHRLLMALGESDIQEFRLEGDDFRLEVRRNLPSAVVPVAAAAPVQPSVVAAAPETAAAAPATPPPAVAATRSDLQDVTAPMVGTFYRAPAPGEDPFVEVGTRIGVGQTVCILEAMKLMNELESEVSGEVVEILVDNGTPVEFGQVLMRVKPG; via the coding sequence ATGACCATGCAGCTTGATCACGACCAGCTCCATCGCCTGCTTATGGCGCTTGGTGAGAGCGACATCCAGGAATTCCGTCTGGAAGGCGATGACTTCCGCCTCGAGGTGCGTCGCAACCTGCCCTCGGCCGTGGTGCCTGTTGCCGCTGCCGCACCGGTACAGCCCTCCGTGGTCGCCGCCGCTCCCGAGACCGCCGCAGCGGCTCCAGCCACGCCACCGCCGGCGGTGGCGGCCACCCGGTCTGACCTTCAGGATGTGACCGCCCCGATGGTCGGCACCTTCTATCGCGCACCTGCTCCCGGTGAGGATCCGTTCGTGGAAGTGGGCACGCGGATCGGCGTCGGTCAGACCGTGTGCATCCTCGAGGCGATGAAGCTGATGAATGAGCTCGAGTCGGAGGTCTCCGGTGAGGTGGTGGAGATCCTGGTGGATAACGGTACGCCGGTGGAATTCGGTCAGGTGCTGATGCGGGTCAAGCCCGGCTGA